The Lutra lutra chromosome 1, mLutLut1.2, whole genome shotgun sequence genomic sequence AGACATACAGAGACTGTAATCAggtaatttgagagagagtgactaCTACAACTTTGCTTTGTCACTGTGGTTAGAAATGGCTTCTCTGAAGAGGAACGTTTGCTGAGAGAAATTGGAAAAGCTCTCTTGAGGTTTGTCAGCCACtgttctgggctcttgtttctgcTGTCAGCCTCAGCATTATATGTGCATGCATAGGTACATACAcctgtcattttttattttctaggtacTTCTGATTGGTCTCTTCTGTAGACTAAGGCCATAAGGAGTATGTAGAATTGTTCTCCTGGCTCCTTTTTCTAGATTGTTCTTCATAAGCAAATTTATGTCTGAAGAATTGACAAAATGAGAATGGTTATATAATCTGGGCTTCAGGCTTCTACCAAGAGGTTCAACAGAAGTATAGCAAGCAGGATGGCAAGTTGTAGATCCTGTTTTGACAGTTTTCCCCCCAGTAGGCTGTACTGGTGGGTCTGGAAGGACATTGGCTGttcttttcctggcttctttctgGGGGTGTTTCATCGAGGCTTGGGTTTCTAGACCTTGAAGGATGCTCTTTTGATTCCAATTATAATTCCTGTCTTTAGGTTTCAGCTCCTGTACAGGAACAGGAAATGCATTTGGAGGAGATGACAGCCCTGGGTACAACAGAGGAATCTCTTCCCACCTCATCCTTCAGTGAGAGTTCAGGCTCTGGAGCCCACCTGGAGCCTCCTCATGACCCAGGGACACACCTCCTCCCCATTGGGCACTCTGGTACTCCTCTCCTCAGCCCTGGCCTCAAATCCTGCCTCCCTTATCTCCTCAAGtctcctttcctttatttccctATAACCCACCCCATTGGAATCCCTCACTGCCTTGCCGTATGTCTTCATTTCCTAGTGactttgtctgtttcttttgcttattcTCTCTAATCATTTGTCTATTTAGCAAGTTTTTGTCTAGCACATGTCATGGATGAGGCACGTTGGGAACCAGAGATACAGTACACAGTTATTGCTTTCAAAGAACTTGTTATCTAGTTGGCAGAGAGTCAGTCAACTGCAAGAAGAGTTGTCCTTGTAAGATACATTGAGTGATATCTGTCCCCGGGTATTTGATGccatgaaaataaacaatatggGCATTGTAAACATTGAGCAAAATTGTTATGGTCTGGGTGGGTAGGGGAGGCTTCATGGGTGAGGTATCTGTGGGATGTGACTTGTGAAAAATGGGGGAACAAATTGAAGCAGGGAGAAAAGTGGTAAGCACCAAAGTAGAGGATATAAATAAAGACTAAGTGGGGGTTCCCTGGACCCCACACTGAGGTGGAATGAGGAAGAACTATTTTGGGAGCATGGGGCCTGCTAGAACAGGGCCTAACAACTGAGGTTAGGAAAATTTTGCTGGGTGGGGGTTGATGTGTTAGAAACAGTATTTTGGGAGAATTATTCTAATGCATGTGTCTGGGATGAATGGTGAGACCAGTGGTTGGAGGCCTCAGTAAGAGGCCAGTGTGCCAGAATGGATGTGAGGTGGTCATTGCCTGAGCAATGCTGAGTGGAATAGAAATTGAGAGATAGGAGATACATTGTGCAGGAAGAATTCATGGAACAGTAAGAGGAAGGAGAATTATGGGGCTTGGCCAATATTTGGATTCATTGATAGAACTTGGGAACTCAGGAAAGAAAGATGGTAAGAATGTCCATTTTTGACTGATTATAAGATAAAGAGGGACACCCAAATGAAATGTCCAGTAGGCCACTGGAAGTCTGTAATGGAGGTCTAGAAGAGAGCTGGAACTGGGAAAGCAGCATTAGAGCATTGAGAGTCTGTGAGATCTCTGCCAGAGCAAAAAGGGATGCTTTGAGGCCCAGCGCCTGCATAATCCATAATGAGAAgccaaaaaaaggaagggaaatccGGAATGAAGGCCCAGAAATGTGAGGGGCAAATCAGGTTGGGCTGATGCCACAGAAGCCATGGGGAGAGAAAGTGGACCCAAGTCTACCTTCCTTCAGAGAGTTTGAAGCGAGTGAGGGCTGGGTGGAATGGGTAATTCTCAGTTGGACCAGGGAACCCTCTTCACCCTCAGAGTAAAACCTGCATGGAAAATTCACAGCGCAGTCAGAATAACGCCTGTATGGAAGAGGGATGAGAGGCAGTGTGTGGAGCTGCCTGGGTTCTGTTGAACCCACTCCCTGGATACAGACCTTATTGGAGCTGAGGTAGGACTTGTCCTCAtagctctctttcctctctcaggACAGTATGCTTCCCGGGTGCCTGCCCTTTTCCAAGCTGGGAAGTCAGGAGATCAGGCAGCAGCAACTGTGCTTCAGATGGTCGGGCCCCAGGTGAGCTGAACTCTGTCTTCCCTGAGTCCCCAAATCTGCAGCCTGGAAATAGCTAGCGCTCATCTCCAGGGCTCTGGCCAATTCTGAGACTAATCCTGTGATTTACCTTCCTAATTACTTCCTCTGGAATTGGGTCCTGCTTGCTGAGTTCATGGATTCTGTCTGGTGCTGGACTTGTCCTCTTAGATGTGTCATCCcaacttctctccctccctcacccctttaCCCACCAGGGCCCCACCTGGGCTCTTGGTACTCTGATGTGTCTGCTCTTCAGGCCAAGGAATATCCCTGAGCAGTAAAAGCTTGTCATTCCAGGGATCTGCAGCGTACCAGTTCCTTTCTGTGGACTACACTGAGAGGAAGTGGAAAGGTCCGGCCCTCTGTCAGAGAGCTGTGTACCGGAGCATCATGCCGGAAAACTATTGCAGCGTGGCCTCAATGGGTAATGGTTCTGTTCCCCAGTAATACAGTctgcattcttttctttatattttctttgctctattctattttttcccagccttttttatcatgaaaagttGCAAACATGAGATAAGATAGAGAGAATACTGTaatgaacctctctgtgcccatCACTCAGCCCTAAGTTATCAACTTTGTCTTTACCCCATTGTTAATTGACCTAGGGTGGTTTGGTTAGAATTTGTAGTTGTAAGGAATAGGGGGCTACTCACGTTATTTAAGTACTGAGCTGTATTACTTACAATAAGGCTGAGTGAATGGAAACCCTGATCAAATCCACCAGCTAGACCATCCTTTGGGAAACAGGGCCCTCAACAATAAcagcaaataatttttatgccAGGTAATGTAATGTAGCTGCTCCCTGCATATCTGTTTTGTCCTCCCACTGCCACCCATTTTCTTCACTCTGAATCTTTTATCCTCTCATAGCTGCTTCTTCAAGCTCATAATGGCTTGGCTTCTCTCCATGCctcatttagttttctttattttgccctATTTCCAGCTCAGATTTTACTTAGCGAGGGCCTCCAAGGGTGGTTTGGCCATTAATTATCATCTCTGTTTGGACAGAACTTTGCCCCTGGCCACAGCAGAGGCTGAGGGGTAACATACAGAGAAGCTACACTTGGTCCTGGTGCCCAGGTCTAGTCAGCTGTGGTCTGAGATATATTGAAACCAGTTACTCAGCACAAAGCatggctgcctcagtttcccctttgggAAAAACTGAGGCAGGACAGCTTCCTGGAAAGGGGTGTTTTCAGGGCAGGTTCTCTGGTTGGCAAGTCTAGCACAGTAGCCAACAATGGAGAGGGTGGATAGGCTTAGGAGTCCAGGAGCCAGATAGCTATAACTTCCCATATGCTGAAATGCCATGATGGCTTGTGGCCCAGGTTAAGATATGATTAATAAAACCAACAGTTTTATGTTCAGACATGACTGATTGCTTGCTACTTCCACTTTTTCcaaatcaaaaggaaatattcAACTGTATAGTTTCCTTTGATTCCAGATTATCAAGATACCAAAGATATATTTTGACTTGTGTTTCAAATTATTGGtccctttcttaatttttataggAATGTAGTACTTGCAGTACTGACTTCTACCAGTCTAGTGCACCAGAGACTAAGGGAATCTCCACTTTAAGAACTTTGCTGTCCCTTCCATAATACTTTGCCCCCAGCATTTCTGAACCTGTAATTTCTCTGAATCTTGTCACTGTCCTCACATATGAGAATCACTTTTTTGGtacattttttcctaattgtGTTTgcccatactgtttcccatactTGATTTGAGGTATTTGCCTCTCCTTTCTGTCCCCACTGTCTTTACTGGGAACCATGGAACCATACAGTGTCAGGATTGGAAAGGATGTTAGAGGTCATCATTTTACTAAGTGATTTCTGTAAGATCACACCACCTTTACAGTCTGCTGTCTTGCCTTCCAACTGCCTTTTTAATTGGATAATTAAGTGGAGCAGTTAAGAGCTGTCAGGACAGAGCTCTGTCCTAATAACTTTTCTTCATCCTCCCCACTGACCATCTTTCCcctctttgtctttctgtcaTGAAGAAAAGCTTGAGCTATTTCCcatctttctcttgttcttaATATGTCATCTCTTAATGTGTCCCCTAATGTGAAGGTTTTTTCAGTCCATAGACTCATAATGATTCTGTTTCATCAGCAGAACAAGAGATGAATaaaacttgttttcttctttctcttggcaGCAGGTGAGACTAGGATGCAGCATTCAGAGTTGCCTGCAAAACAGGAAGTTTCTAAAGAACCATTGTCACCTGATGGGACATCTGGAGGCCTCTGTGGAGTAGTTTCTGAGGAACTAGAGGCAAGAGCTGCCTGTGAAGGTACTTTAGAAAAGCTGGAAGGGCAACcctcagaggaagaaggaagcagactgGAAAATGATGTCTTTGAAATAACACGTGAAGATAAAGATAAATCCACAAAGGATGCATGTGATGACTATAATGAACTTGGGAAGCATCCGGATCTGTCCTCTAGTGCTGTAGAATGTCAAGGAATTTTGAAGGGACAGAAATTTTATCAATGTGATGAATGTGGTAAAGCTTTCAATCGAAGTTCACACCTCACTGGGCATCAAAGaatccacactggagagaaaccctacgAGTGTAATGAATGTGGTAAGACCTTTAGGCAGACCTCTCAACTCATAGTTCATCTCAGAACCCACACAGGAGAAAAGCCCTATGAGTGCAATGAGTGTGGAAATACTTACCGACACAGCTCCCATCTTATTCAACACCAGAGACTCCATAATGGTGAGAAACCATATAAGTGTAATGAATGTGCAAAAGCCTTCACTCAGAGTTCCCAACTGATTGACCACCAGAGAACCCATACTGGggagaaaccttatgaatgcaACGAGTGTGGTGAGGCCTTCATTCGTAGTAAAAGTCTTGTCCGACATCAGGTAGTTCACACTGGTAAAAAACCTTATAAGTGTAGTGAGTGTGGGAAAGCTTTCTGTTCTAATAGAAATCTTGTTGATCATCAGAGGATCCATACTGGGGAGAAGCCTTATGAGTGTAATGAATGTGGCAAGGCTTTCAGTCGGAGTAAATGTCTTATTCGACATCAGAGCCTCCACACTGGGCAAAAAccatacaaatgtagtgattgtGGGAAAGCTTTCAATCAGAACTCTCAGCTTGTTGACCATGAGcgaattcatactggagaaaaaccttTCGAATGTAATGAGTGTGGTAAGGCATTCAGTCTCAGTAAATGTCTTATTCGACATCAGAGACTTCACACAGGTGAAAAGCCCTATAAATGCAACGAGTGTGGAAAATCCTTCAACCAAAACTCACACCTTATTATTCACCAGAGAGTTCACACTGGTGAGAAGCCTTATGAATGTAATGAGTGTGGGAAGGTCTTCAGTTACAGCTCCAGTCTCATGGTACATCAGAGAACCCATACAGGggagaaaccctataaatgtaGTGATTGTGGGAAAGCTTTTAGTGACAGCTCACAGCTCATTGTGCACCAGAGGgttcacacaggagagaagcctTATGAATGTATtgagtgtgggaaagccttcagtcaGCGTTCCACTTTTAATCACCACCAGCGAACTCACAATGAAGAGAAGCACTCAGGTCTGGCTCgctcagtttcttaaaatatgattttctaaGGAAttaattaagctttttttttttttttttttaaagaaggctctCTTAAAACTGCTCATCAAAATGTACTAATCCTTACATGCTTCCTGGTGAGTCAtgaaggtgggagggtgggagtcACAGTGTAATCATTTTCTGACATTAGGGGGAAGTAAGGACTATACATTTCATGTActtgtttattaattcattcattcttttttttgaacTGTTGAAAAAATCAAACTCCTCTCTCAGTTCTGCATCCTATAATCAGATTTTGTGCTTTTCAAGGACAGAGATTATATGTTTCTTATTCTACTCCACCTCCTTCGTTTTACCACTTACATAGGTCATATTGCAAGATggattcattctttcatttctcttggctaAGGCTCTCCCTATCTAGTTTATAAACTTCCACTCTAATTCAGGCCCTTATCACTTGTGTTCCCTACgtataaaacctttatttttcctcttgacTAATTTATGTCCCTTAGATTCTTCCAGAGCCCTCTCATTTCTGAAAGACCttcttaaaatgctttttcttccctcttaaaCTTCTGTTCATTTGACTTCAGTGCTTCCAATTAGTTGGTGCTACAATGTACGACTGTTGTTAAATTATCTTGCCGGTTATTCTGAACTTAATGTGTATTTGTATACTTTCATATCAACTTATTGTAGGCTTTTTAAGGCTAGGTATGGTATCTGTTCTTTTAGCATATAGATAATTTTCATATAGTAgttgtttaataaattttttaaactctgcTCTAAGTTGCACCATCTTTATGTTGGATATGAgatccccttccccaccccaatcAGATTAGAGGCTTCTAAAGATGGAAGTGGGgcaatgcctgggtggctcagtgggttaaagcctctgccttaggctcaggtcatgatcccagggtcctgggatcgagccccgtattgggctctctgctcaatggggaacctgcttcccttcctctctgcctgcctctctgcctacttgtgatctctgtcaaataaataaataaaatctttaaaaaataaaaataaaataaagatggaagtggtatctcattgtaggcTATCACATACAGGGTCCTCATTGATATTTTCTATGTGTATTTGTGGACATCTCACCGCTGTTACTTCATTGTTGGTTTCTGATAGATACTCTATTGTGTttaggaagtttccttctatttctgttatttatttatttgttttttttaagtaggttccatgcattgtggggcttgaactcatgacctcaggattgagagttgcatgctctatcgactgagccaaccagatgcctctctatttctgtttttagaaaaaggaagataGTACAGTAGTTAAGAACACTGATTTTGTGCCTAGTGTCCTAATTCAAACCCTGGCTCCTCCACGTGTCTAGGTGTGTagccctgggcaagttactcagcTTCCTTGTGTGTCAGTTCTTCCATCTGCAAAGTAAAGCTATGTTTTTCGAGATAAAATCAGTTAATCAGTGTTAGGCATTTAGAACAGTACTTGTCACTTAGTACCCACTATAGCAATTATTACTATTCTTAGAGTTGCTAAGTTCTATatcgttttttaaaaagtctgttggTATAACTTTATGGgtcatgttctttatttttgtaaatcacttttttttttaaactttctaaatgATTGAAATTTCTTTGAAGTCCTGGAGTAAAATCCATTtgtttgtggtgaatttttttttaaagtagaaaactAGGTTGAATTTACTGAGGTTTTCCTggcttttcaaaatgtatttggagtttatttttcttttattttctgaaagagtttgcaTAATGTGGGAATTACTCATTAAAGGCTGAAAGTAATAGCTAGATCCTTTTTTGGGGAGGAAGGAATTGGGAGAGATGTATCCTTAGCAACATTTTTATCTCTTCAATGGTTGTACTCtaggtttcttcctctgtaaatttTGGTAATATATATCTGGAAGTCATTTTTTACTGGATTGCCAAACAGTGGCATAAAGGactccactttatttttaaaatcagacagTTTATACCCAGGAAATAGTTCAAGTGGTCAAATATGATGGTAAAGGTGCTAGGAGCTGGATGCTTGCCCTTTTACCTCTTACAcgcacagaaagaaaatattccacACCTATACCTTACATCCCCAACCCTAATTATTCAGCTTTTAAATTCAGTAGGAAAAGTTAAAAGATTATGGGTACTAAGAAGTTGCTGAGTATTGTTCTCCATTGGGAGACATTTCTGTCAAGGCATTAACCTGCTGGAGTGCTACAGAGGATACATTCCTGAAAACCTCTAAGTGTTAGGGACAAATTGTGAGTAGCCACAGGTTAGCTTTTGCTTCATGGGGAAAAACAATCCCCTGACCCTAGTGTTAGGACATGTTCTAGCCTGATGGGGCTTTGTGGAACCACTTGTCCTAGCTGTGTGCCAAGAAAGTGTTATGTCATCTGGCTCTAAGTAACTAATAGTGCAAGTATTTGACCTAGGATAGGACAATGTAGATATTCCTTACTGAACCACAACAGTCTTCCTACTAATGTATGCACAGGACAAAGTAGAATGAGGTACAGACCTCCTTTTAGGGCATATGAATGCTTTATATGAAACTACAGTAGGAAAGAAATGTGTGATGACCTACCTCCTTTTCTGACTTCTTGGTCCTCCTCAAGTTTTGCTTTGTTAGGAATTGTGGGCTGACTAAAAACAATGTCTTTCATCTTAGGTGGCCCAGTCCATAGACTTAAAAGTTTCTAAGAATGAATGAACAGGTGGCATTTCCTGATGTCTAATAGGCTTTTCCACCAAATCCTTCCTGTTGCACTGTCTTCTGTATGGGTGATGCATTTACAGTATATTCAGTTTCCCAACTTGGTGCCATATGGGTTGTGGGTGGAGATGCACAAAGCCAGTAATTATCCAAGATTTGGTTACAATTAGATCATTGGACAAAGTAATCACATAACTATATATAATGAGGAATGGTAATCACAGCTGCATGTTCAAGACCATAGGGCATAAGTATACATGCCCAGCCATTATAGATTGTATACATTGGTTATATACTTTGAGTCCCATTTTAGAACAATTAAATGCTATATCCCTTTACTGAGACGGTCTGTGTTGCTTCCTAGGGGAGGAGGGGCCAGAACAAATGCAATTTTATCATACCTCTAGTGACCCTGGCAAGTCACAGAGTATGTCCTAATGTCAAGAAGGGACCACCAGTGAAACTGCAGTCAGCATTCAGGCTGCTTAGGCAATGGGCAAAAATTGATGACATTCGAGCTCTCCTTTGGGAACCACACCACTGGTGCCCCTAGGATTTGAAATGTAGGTGGTGTATTACAGGGGCAATTTATGGAAAAGGTGGTGATGAAAGCTGCCATGATGTTAAATATAAAACCACTAACAACTGTATTCTCTAATTTAAGCTATGTGTTTACTATGACCATCTACTGTTACTATATATCCTAGTGAGTAGTACTGGAAGAATGAGATAATCGTGGTTTTTCTTTAAGAGATCTTTGATAGAGAGCCACTTGAGAAACTCTAGACAATTCACCTCATCCTTTCCTAGTTTTCCTCTTAAGAGTGGACATGTGGGACACTTGAACATCAGGACCAGGAACATCTGGGCAATTTCCAACCATCTGCAAGAACAAGGGAAGATGCATATCTGGTCAGGGGCCTCTGATTTGCCCAGAGCAATAACCTAGAGTAAAAGTTATGAACAGTTTCTATTGGGGCAGAGGTAGAGGTGTGCCTTACCTGCTCTGCTCCAAGCAAGAAgcttctccattcatctgtcaatggatacaggttgcttccgtatcttggctattgtaaataatgctacaataaacataggggtgcatatatcacTTGAAGTATCTTTTGATCCTTTCTAATAATCTGAGAGACGTATCCTCAGAAAGATTGTGAGTTCCCAAACAGAAGCATTGAATTGCAACCATCTTGATCAATAAAGTAAGGACCTGAATAACTGGATATTGACTTCAATTATCCAAATATGAGTTGGAATATCTTTGGCTGGCAGATGCCATGATAAAGACGGAAATTGTTGAATATTTAGGTAATTGTGACCCTCAAAATACCCAGATTCTAACTAGTGATGTTTTGGACTGGATGAATAGATTtctgtcagaaagaaaaaaaaatacacttgtaGATGAAAGCAACAAGTTGAAAAAGAGACACTggaattttatctttaatatggGTCCAAGTGATtcttatgttttctaaaatttgagaACAACTGGGCTAGGGTATTAATGAGTAATCATTACCTCCGGGAGCAAATGTGAAGTTGCCAGCTTGAATCACAATTAATGACCCTTCCTTCagataaaataatacatgaaaagcAAGACTAAATTGATCATAACTGTcttaatatacacaaatattttatcttaagtGTTTCTTGATATAGTGGCAATAGTGTCATGGACTTGAGTTCTACTTTCAGCATCAACTGGGGGTTTCGAACTTGCATTagtcttattatttttctgaatctcTGTTTCTCAGTGTCCTCCTTGAAATGTGGCAGCATTGTGAAACCTATGTAAGCTAATGGATAAGAAACTCCTGGTGTGTTCTTATTCCAACTGTTTCACATTTCCTCTTGATGACTAGTTGGCATCTTTCACTTAACACATTGAAAGCAAAACTATTGATCCTTCTCCCAAAAACCATTCCTCTTTCAATCTACtctatttctttctaaaaggGAAACTTATTCTAGTTGCTCGTATCAGTGACTGTAGAATCATCTTTAACCAACAAACCAGTTCATTAGCAAATCATGTTTCCTTCCATGCCttgaaaatacagttgaccctaaaacaacacaggtttgaatgCATCCACttatatgtgtgggttttttaaaacttttttttaaattatgtcctgttaaccaacatatagtacatcattagtttttgatgtaatgttcaacaattcattatttttgttttcccccagCAAGTTTACTGAGAAAAATTTTGGAGATTTATGatagcttgaaaaaaaaaaacagaagaataggTAGCCTGAGACTGTCTATGTTGCTTCCTAGAGGAGGAAGGGCCAGAACAAATGcaattataacaaaaaataacatatacactatggagtattatgcctccatcagaaagaatgaatacccaacttttgtagcaacatggatgggactggaagagattatgctgagtgaaataagtcaagcagagagagtcaattatcatatggtttcacttatttgtggagcataacaaatagcatggaggacaaggggagttagagaggagaagggagttgggggaaattggaaggggaggtgaaccatgagagactatggactctgaaaaacaatctgagggttttgaaggggcagggggtgggagtttgggggaaccaggtggtgggtattagagagggcacggattgcatggcgcactgggtgtggtgcaaaaacaaggaatactgttatgctgaaaattaaaaatattgagaaaaagttattattgtaagaatacaatagATGTATGTGTGCTAGTGGGTGGGCTAGAAGTGGCAGCAACAATGATAGGGAGGCAGGCCTGAGAAGGGGCACTAGGACCCTAGTGGGAGGG encodes the following:
- the ZKSCAN7 gene encoding zinc finger protein with KRAB and SCAN domains 7 isoform X3, whose protein sequence is MHLEEMTALGTTEESLPTSSFSESSGSGAHLEPPHDPGTHLLPIGHSGQYASRVPALFQAGKSGDQAAATVLQMVGPQGSAAYQFLSVDYTERKWKGPALCQRAVYRSIMPENYCSVASMAGETRMQHSELPAKQEVSKEPLSPDGTSGGLCGVVSEELEARAACEGTLEKLEGQPSEEEGSRLENDVFEITREDKDKSTKDACDDYNELGKHPDLSSSAVECQGILKGQKFYQCDECGKAFNRSSHLTGHQRIHTGEKPYECNECGKTFRQTSQLIVHLRTHTGEKPYECNECGNTYRHSSHLIQHQRLHNGEKPYKCNECAKAFTQSSQLIDHQRTHTGEKPYECNECGEAFIRSKSLVRHQVVHTGKKPYKCSECGKAFCSNRNLVDHQRIHTGEKPYECNECGKAFSRSKCLIRHQSLHTGQKPYKCSDCGKAFNQNSQLVDHERIHTGEKPFECNECGKAFSLSKCLIRHQRLHTGEKPYKCNECGKSFNQNSHLIIHQRVHTGEKPYECNECGKVFSYSSSLMVHQRTHTGEKPYKCSDCGKAFSDSSQLIVHQRVHTGEKPYECIECGKAFSQRSTFNHHQRTHNEEKHSGLARSVS
- the ZKSCAN7 gene encoding zinc finger protein with KRAB and SCAN domains 7 isoform X2, with translation MTTQGRGTLGLLHRGAVLQKHEGHQTMKQEPGSQTWGQGCSLQKNHPPVCEIFRLHFRQLCYHEMSGPQEALSRLRELCQWWLMPEVHTKEQILELLVLEQFLSILPGELRTWVQLHHPESGEEAVAVVEDFQRHIGEVSAPVQEQEMHLEEMTALGTTEESLPTSSFSESSGSGAHLEPPHDPGTHLLPIGHSGQYASRVPALFQAGKSGDQAAATVLQMVGPQGSAAYQFLSVDYTERKWKGPALCQRAVYRSIMPENYCSVASMGETRMQHSELPAKQEVSKEPLSPDGTSGGLCGVVSEELEARAACEGTLEKLEGQPSEEEGSRLENDVFEITREDKDKSTKDACDDYNELGKHPDLSSSAVECQGILKGQKFYQCDECGKAFNRSSHLTGHQRIHTGEKPYECNECGKTFRQTSQLIVHLRTHTGEKPYECNECGNTYRHSSHLIQHQRLHNGEKPYKCNECAKAFTQSSQLIDHQRTHTGEKPYECNECGEAFIRSKSLVRHQVVHTGKKPYKCSECGKAFCSNRNLVDHQRIHTGEKPYECNECGKAFSRSKCLIRHQSLHTGQKPYKCSDCGKAFNQNSQLVDHERIHTGEKPFECNECGKAFSLSKCLIRHQRLHTGEKPYKCNECGKSFNQNSHLIIHQRVHTGEKPYECNECGKVFSYSSSLMVHQRTHTGEKPYKCSDCGKAFSDSSQLIVHQRVHTGEKPYECIECGKAFSQRSTFNHHQRTHNEEKHSGLARSVS
- the ZKSCAN7 gene encoding zinc finger protein with KRAB and SCAN domains 7 isoform X5; amino-acid sequence: MVGPQGSAAYQFLSVDYTERKWKGPALCQRAVYRSIMPENYCSVASMAGETRMQHSELPAKQEVSKEPLSPDGTSGGLCGVVSEELEARAACEGTLEKLEGQPSEEEGSRLENDVFEITREDKDKSTKDACDDYNELGKHPDLSSSAVECQGILKGQKFYQCDECGKAFNRSSHLTGHQRIHTGEKPYECNECGKTFRQTSQLIVHLRTHTGEKPYECNECGNTYRHSSHLIQHQRLHNGEKPYKCNECAKAFTQSSQLIDHQRTHTGEKPYECNECGEAFIRSKSLVRHQVVHTGKKPYKCSECGKAFCSNRNLVDHQRIHTGEKPYECNECGKAFSRSKCLIRHQSLHTGQKPYKCSDCGKAFNQNSQLVDHERIHTGEKPFECNECGKAFSLSKCLIRHQRLHTGEKPYKCNECGKSFNQNSHLIIHQRVHTGEKPYECNECGKVFSYSSSLMVHQRTHTGEKPYKCSDCGKAFSDSSQLIVHQRVHTGEKPYECIECGKAFSQRSTFNHHQRTHNEEKHSGLARSVS
- the ZKSCAN7 gene encoding zinc finger protein with KRAB and SCAN domains 7 isoform X1; this translates as MTTQGRGTLGLLHRGAVLQKHEGHQTMKQEPGSQTWGQGCSLQKNHPPVCEIFRLHFRQLCYHEMSGPQEALSRLRELCQWWLMPEVHTKEQILELLVLEQFLSILPGELRTWVQLHHPESGEEAVAVVEDFQRHIGEVSAPVQEQEMHLEEMTALGTTEESLPTSSFSESSGSGAHLEPPHDPGTHLLPIGHSGQYASRVPALFQAGKSGDQAAATVLQMVGPQGSAAYQFLSVDYTERKWKGPALCQRAVYRSIMPENYCSVASMAGETRMQHSELPAKQEVSKEPLSPDGTSGGLCGVVSEELEARAACEGTLEKLEGQPSEEEGSRLENDVFEITREDKDKSTKDACDDYNELGKHPDLSSSAVECQGILKGQKFYQCDECGKAFNRSSHLTGHQRIHTGEKPYECNECGKTFRQTSQLIVHLRTHTGEKPYECNECGNTYRHSSHLIQHQRLHNGEKPYKCNECAKAFTQSSQLIDHQRTHTGEKPYECNECGEAFIRSKSLVRHQVVHTGKKPYKCSECGKAFCSNRNLVDHQRIHTGEKPYECNECGKAFSRSKCLIRHQSLHTGQKPYKCSDCGKAFNQNSQLVDHERIHTGEKPFECNECGKAFSLSKCLIRHQRLHTGEKPYKCNECGKSFNQNSHLIIHQRVHTGEKPYECNECGKVFSYSSSLMVHQRTHTGEKPYKCSDCGKAFSDSSQLIVHQRVHTGEKPYECIECGKAFSQRSTFNHHQRTHNEEKHSGLARSVS
- the ZKSCAN7 gene encoding zinc finger protein with KRAB and SCAN domains 7 isoform X4 encodes the protein MTQGHTSSPLGTLGSAAYQFLSVDYTERKWKGPALCQRAVYRSIMPENYCSVASMAGETRMQHSELPAKQEVSKEPLSPDGTSGGLCGVVSEELEARAACEGTLEKLEGQPSEEEGSRLENDVFEITREDKDKSTKDACDDYNELGKHPDLSSSAVECQGILKGQKFYQCDECGKAFNRSSHLTGHQRIHTGEKPYECNECGKTFRQTSQLIVHLRTHTGEKPYECNECGNTYRHSSHLIQHQRLHNGEKPYKCNECAKAFTQSSQLIDHQRTHTGEKPYECNECGEAFIRSKSLVRHQVVHTGKKPYKCSECGKAFCSNRNLVDHQRIHTGEKPYECNECGKAFSRSKCLIRHQSLHTGQKPYKCSDCGKAFNQNSQLVDHERIHTGEKPFECNECGKAFSLSKCLIRHQRLHTGEKPYKCNECGKSFNQNSHLIIHQRVHTGEKPYECNECGKVFSYSSSLMVHQRTHTGEKPYKCSDCGKAFSDSSQLIVHQRVHTGEKPYECIECGKAFSQRSTFNHHQRTHNEEKHSGLARSVS